From Bemisia tabaci unplaced genomic scaffold, PGI_BMITA_v3:
CGTCTCCTCATTTGTTCTTCCCAACACTGCTTCTGGGCCGACCTTTCTATCCTCTGCGGAGCCGGAATCTTTCAGTTTTCTCTGTAGAGTCGACCGCGGTACTTTAAACTTCTTTGCAGCTCATGCGTATTCCATCTGAAGCTCCTCTAACACTATCCATTGCATCCTGCATGTCAGACGCTTTATACATGAACTTTGGCCTCTTGACAACTTTCCGTACTTTCGCCTTAGCCTTAGATTTCTTCTTGGCTTTGACCATGACTGCAATCTAcaaagaggaaatttagcaatcaATTCAGTTGGCGAGTTTAAATCGTTAaaagaatatttaaatttaaaatcctgGTGAAGTAATGTgtattttagttaaaaatgcgGCTATCCCAAATTTAAGTTGAGGTGTATCGGAGTTAATTCAACATTGAGATGACTCTGTTTGTTTCATAATTCaagtatttttgtattttaagtcaaaaatgtaaaaaacacaggcaaatattcatcaatagtccgaaacttttgaaaaggaaaagttTGTAACAAGGGTGCCATTCATCGGCTCGCCCAAAAAACTCCATGGAACCACTAATGGGCACCCATGCCATTGACTGGAATTAGCTGCAAATGATTGTACCACTTCGGGGCACCCCTGTTTTTAATgctgaaaatcaattttagCTCATTAAATTAGTAGAATTAGATTCAAAATATCACTAATACTGGTTCAAAAAGTCTTCAGCACAACAGgttcaatggaaaaaaataagaaaaatgattTAGAGCTTGAGTTAGCTTACCTGAaacttaaggttaatcttcagctgtagttccgaaaaaatccaccacgtcgcgctgctaaaatccgactccgaaatcagtgattatttaaatatcacaataggtatcttaaattctaagactcataagttctagcagcatacgtctggaatccttagaaacaaacgcgagctttgaaagtctaataataaaagctgtaaattgatcccagtttctcttacgggatatctgtaagtgcgagagagacagctcacggtgggagagagatatctgccaactgctgagagcaatcaagcgcgattggttgcatcaaggtcatcatgcttaaccctacttttttctgggatcaaattgcagagcttcagaaatgacttttcacgttgtttttagggtcaataggaagaagaatgttatagctagaacttatttatcttcgatttaaacagaaattccttcaacttttataaaagctcaaggactcacgtggtgctgtacggactctaaaacacagcggtggcgccccctgcgcggagaaatttcttacttcacgcagctgtagatacaccTTAAGGAAACCACACTTTTTCTCAGCACCTGACTTCCTTAggattgtttatttttcttcttcttcctcctccttgcTGGAACTGTCAGCTGTTGTTGTTTTGAACTGCTATCTGGtggatattttttaaacaattttttctttgccaCAAAGGTAACCCATGGCTTATTAATTACATATTTTCGCTGAGGGTGCCATTAACTGGTGCAGTGCCCAAAACTGGCACACTTACCTTATATATTCTCGCAAATTTTTGAGTACAATTTGTAAGAAACCAGAAATTTAGCGATCCAGAGAGCATCTGGTTTTTCAAGGGTATAAAGTCTACACATTTAGCAAACATTACCTATCTCTAATAATGTAGGCatgattacaaaaaaaattacataccaATAATGACATGCATGTCACACAGTAGTAGTTTTTTGACGATTTCAACGCCAATGCCGCGAGCACCTCCTGTAATTACTGCTACTTCACCACTCTTTTGATATAAATCTGAAACAAAAAGAGAGTGATACAGTCCATTATTAGATCCTAACAGTTTCTTTCTTACAAATAGACACACGTCATTCTACCACTATGAGGATTTTCAGTCATGCTCATATCAAGTTTGAA
This genomic window contains:
- the LOC140225799 gene encoding polyprenol dehydrogenase-like, producing MNLLQFFYKLKYQIMYYILGSKALIDDWLHRRSNRVDLYQKSGEVAVITGGARGIGVEIVKKLLLCDMHVIIGM